The genomic region TTCAGCTCGGCGCGGGATGGACGGGCGTTGTCGGGCCTAACGGCGCCGGCAAATCGACTTTGCTCAAGTTGATTTGCGGCGAGCTCGAGCCGAGCGGCGGCGGAGTTCATCTCGATCCGCGCGGCGCGCGCATCGAGTTGTGCCCGCAGACCGTCGAGACGCTGACGCCGGCCATCTCGGCGTTCGCGGCCGCGACCGATGGCGTCTCGCAGCGGATCCAGGGCGAGCTTGCGCTCGATCGCGGCGACCTCGCGCGATGGCCGACGCTGTCGCCGGGCGAGCGCAAAAGGTGGCAGGTCGGCGCCGCGCTCGCCTCGGAGCCCGCGATCC from Candidatus Binataceae bacterium harbors:
- a CDS encoding ATP-binding cassette domain-containing protein; this translates as MSIRFDRLDFSYVDSVSIISGASFQLGAGWTGVVGPNGAGKSTLLKLICGELEPSGGGVHLDPRGARIELCPQTVETLTPAISAFAAATDGVSQRIQGELALDRGDLARWPTLSPGERKRWQVGAALASEPAILMLDEPTDHLDREARELLMNGLRRFRGIGIVVSHDRTLLDELTS